From a region of the Candidatus Rhabdochlamydia porcellionis genome:
- a CDS encoding acetyl-CoA carboxylase carboxyltransferase subunit alpha — MLAHEKQIVEYEKTISQLKEQNEKDSTLWTKDEIENLETKLEKLKKNICSQLTPWERVTISRHPKRPKANDYIRNLTEKFIELHGDRVFGDDPAIICGLAKIDDVNFMVIAQEKGHDTESRLHRNFGMPHPEGYRKALRYMRLAAKFHLPILCLIDTPGAYPGLAAEERGQGWAIAQNLFEMSRLSTPIIAILIGEGCSGGALGIGIADVIGMLEHSYYSVISPEAGSSILWKGTNQNETAAKALKMHVEDLLKFKIVDTKIEEPLGGAHHDPSFIYAQVKGYILEQYKRLIHIDPDVLIEQRYQKYRQIGKFLVEDMGLPQE, encoded by the coding sequence ATGTTAGCCCATGAAAAACAGATTGTAGAATACGAAAAGACAATCTCTCAATTAAAAGAACAAAATGAAAAAGATAGCACTTTGTGGACAAAAGATGAAATAGAGAATTTGGAAACAAAGTTAGAAAAATTAAAAAAAAATATATGTTCTCAGCTAACTCCTTGGGAAAGAGTTACCATTAGTCGTCACCCTAAAAGGCCTAAAGCAAATGATTATATTCGCAATTTAACCGAAAAATTTATTGAATTACATGGAGACAGGGTTTTTGGGGACGATCCTGCAATTATATGCGGTTTGGCGAAGATAGATGATGTGAATTTTATGGTGATTGCACAAGAAAAGGGTCATGATACAGAAAGTCGTTTGCATCGCAATTTTGGAATGCCTCATCCAGAAGGATATCGCAAGGCTTTAAGGTATATGCGCCTTGCAGCTAAATTTCACTTGCCTATTTTGTGTTTAATTGATACCCCAGGTGCTTATCCAGGCCTTGCTGCAGAAGAAAGAGGTCAAGGGTGGGCAATTGCACAGAATCTTTTTGAAATGAGTCGTCTTTCTACTCCAATTATTGCCATTTTAATCGGAGAAGGATGTTCTGGAGGAGCTCTTGGGATTGGAATAGCTGATGTAATAGGAATGCTAGAACATTCTTATTATTCCGTGATTTCTCCAGAGGCAGGTTCTTCTATTCTTTGGAAAGGCACCAATCAAAATGAAACCGCAGCTAAAGCTTTAAAAATGCATGTAGAAGATTTATTGAAATTCAAGATTGTAGATACAAAAATTGAAGAGCCTTTAGGTGGTGCTCATCACGATCCATCTTTTATATATGCTCAAGTTAAAGGATATATTCTTGAACAATATAAGAGGCTAATACACATAGATCCCGATGTTCTTATTGAACAACGCTATCAAAAATATCGGCAAATTGGTAAGTTCTTAGTTGAAGATATGGGGTTACCTCAAGAGTAA
- a CDS encoding L,D-transpeptidase, giving the protein MAIGRILLIGSTALFSIIAITAVIKKSRNHDKKVIGQIEEKPIPPIVMQQKIEIKKTSTKPLSLNGDLPYIDRIYQFFSKNLTSQFPIVETISYSSSVSWLAGRPAWLNDYADYYQTSSSFILRSLDTKEEYFSQKRIVEGSRFNVFRRDKTVEFYLLVDISRCKMGFYYFDVGTNERVLLKTYSIGLGKLDPSKPSGSLTPLGKYLLGKRVATYQLGSKGVYQNKTVEMITVFGTHWIPFEQEIECTSESVKGYGLQGSPWIADSNGQLIEDLACIGDYSSNGCIRLASKDIGELFSIIITKPTFIEIVKDFKEATLPGIEVAAPSR; this is encoded by the coding sequence TTGGCTATTGGAAGAATTCTATTGATTGGTTCAACTGCTTTGTTTTCTATCATAGCAATTACAGCTGTAATCAAAAAAAGTAGAAATCATGATAAAAAAGTAATAGGTCAAATAGAAGAAAAACCGATTCCCCCTATAGTTATGCAGCAGAAAATAGAAATAAAAAAAACCTCTACTAAGCCGCTTTCGTTAAATGGAGATTTACCTTATATAGATCGGATTTATCAATTCTTTTCTAAAAATCTAACTTCTCAATTCCCAATTGTCGAGACAATTTCTTATAGCAGCTCTGTTTCCTGGTTAGCAGGTAGGCCTGCTTGGTTAAATGATTATGCTGACTACTATCAAACCTCTTCTTCTTTTATTTTACGCAGTCTAGATACAAAAGAGGAATATTTTTCACAAAAGAGGATAGTAGAAGGAAGTCGGTTTAATGTATTTCGTAGAGATAAAACAGTGGAATTTTATCTACTTGTAGATATTTCTCGTTGCAAGATGGGTTTTTATTATTTTGATGTAGGAACCAATGAAAGAGTATTGCTAAAAACATACTCTATTGGCTTAGGAAAATTAGATCCTAGCAAGCCCTCTGGTAGTTTAACGCCCCTTGGCAAATATCTTTTGGGAAAGCGGGTTGCTACTTATCAATTGGGAAGCAAAGGAGTTTACCAAAATAAAACAGTGGAAATGATTACAGTATTTGGTACTCATTGGATTCCTTTTGAACAAGAAATAGAATGCACTTCGGAATCTGTTAAAGGCTATGGATTACAAGGCTCTCCCTGGATTGCTGATTCTAACGGACAACTTATAGAAGACTTGGCGTGCATTGGAGACTATAGCAGCAATGGATGCATTCGGTTAGCCTCAAAAGACATAGGGGAGCTTTTTTCCATTATAATTACCAAGCCAACATTTATTGAAATTGTAAAAGATTTTAAAGAAGCCACTCTGCCTGGTATAGAAGTGGCAGCGCCTTCGCGTTAG
- a CDS encoding HU family DNA-binding protein, which translates to MATITKKKLIQMISRHRGLHPNDVRNVIQSFLDKTTDYLSEGNRLELRDFGVFEVVERKQKIGRNPKNAAIPIIIPARLAVKFTPGKKMRKLMEKKRKLTTATEHQSVYKNVPIS; encoded by the coding sequence ATGGCAACAATTACTAAAAAAAAGTTGATTCAGATGATCTCTAGGCATCGAGGCTTGCACCCTAATGATGTGCGCAATGTGATTCAATCATTTTTAGATAAAACAACGGATTATCTCTCTGAAGGAAATCGTCTGGAATTACGCGATTTTGGGGTTTTTGAAGTAGTGGAGCGGAAACAGAAAATTGGTCGTAATCCTAAAAATGCAGCTATCCCTATTATCATTCCCGCTCGATTGGCTGTAAAATTTACTCCAGGTAAGAAAATGCGTAAGCTAATGGAAAAGAAAAGAAAACTAACCACAGCCACAGAGCATCAATCTGTATATAAAAATGTGCCGATTAGTTAA
- the tyrS gene encoding tyrosine--tRNA ligase, translating to MIIEHLQKRGLLEATTSDELTNLLQKPTKVYLGFDPTADSLHIGHLVGIIILRWFQKFGHTPVVVLGGATARIGDPSGKNIERPLLDAQTIVANVHSIAKHFEQVLDFSDPSTCPLILNNDQWFKEYGFIDFLRDVGKYFRLSTMLAKDSVKTRLSSEEGISFTEFSYQLLQAYDFCHLYTDHNVQLQLGGSDQWGNITAGIDFIRKKINVQVFGYTFPLLTRMDGKKFGKTEEGTIWLSKDKCSAYQFYQYFYRTQDAEVIRLMRMLTFMDLAEIAEYEQAIKSSEYIPNTAQKRLAEEMTRLIHGSTGLQIAQKVTQCLAPGGKAILEFDVLKEISANDMPIEYVKQSELIGQKYIDISVKIGLVSSKSEAARLIHNNGAYLNNQKIHDINFLIEPEMAIEDQFLIFSSGKRKKILVSIKK from the coding sequence ATGATTATAGAGCATTTACAAAAGCGTGGTTTGTTAGAAGCTACTACTAGTGATGAACTGACAAATCTTCTTCAAAAACCTACCAAGGTATACTTAGGATTTGATCCAACAGCAGATAGTTTGCATATTGGTCATTTAGTAGGCATTATCATTTTACGTTGGTTTCAAAAATTTGGCCATACTCCTGTTGTTGTTTTGGGAGGGGCTACTGCGCGAATTGGAGATCCTTCAGGTAAAAATATAGAGCGTCCCTTACTTGATGCTCAAACAATTGTTGCTAATGTGCATTCTATTGCCAAGCATTTTGAACAAGTGCTTGATTTTTCAGACCCTTCTACGTGTCCTCTTATTCTCAATAATGATCAATGGTTTAAAGAATATGGATTTATTGATTTTTTACGAGATGTAGGTAAGTATTTTCGTTTGAGCACTATGCTAGCTAAAGATAGTGTAAAAACCCGTCTTTCTTCTGAAGAGGGAATAAGTTTTACAGAATTTAGCTATCAATTATTGCAAGCTTATGATTTTTGTCATTTATATACCGATCATAATGTACAGTTGCAGTTAGGTGGTAGCGATCAATGGGGTAATATTACAGCTGGAATTGATTTTATACGTAAAAAGATCAATGTGCAGGTATTTGGGTATACTTTTCCTCTACTCACTCGCATGGATGGCAAAAAGTTTGGTAAAACAGAAGAAGGGACCATTTGGCTTTCTAAAGATAAGTGTTCTGCTTATCAATTTTATCAGTATTTTTATCGAACCCAAGATGCAGAAGTCATTCGTTTAATGCGTATGCTTACCTTTATGGACTTAGCAGAGATTGCAGAATACGAGCAAGCTATAAAGAGTTCAGAATATATTCCTAACACAGCACAAAAACGCTTAGCAGAAGAGATGACTCGGCTGATTCATGGAAGCACAGGGCTGCAAATCGCTCAAAAGGTTACTCAATGCTTAGCCCCTGGTGGTAAAGCAATTTTGGAATTTGATGTGTTAAAAGAGATTTCAGCTAATGATATGCCCATTGAATATGTAAAACAGTCTGAGTTAATTGGTCAGAAATATATAGATATTTCTGTAAAGATAGGTCTTGTTTCTAGTAAAAGTGAAGCTGCAAGGCTTATTCATAATAATGGCGCATATCTCAATAATCAAAAAATTCATGATATCAATTTTTTAATTGAACCAGAGATGGCGATTGAAGATCAGTTTTTAATCTTCAGTTCTGGTAAAAGAAAAAAAATATTAGTTTCTATTAAAAAATAA
- a CDS encoding Nif3-like dinuclear metal center hexameric protein, producing the protein MITLQDLLQYLNQLLQPELFSDVCPNGLQIEGKKTISRVAFAVSASLATIKQAIALKVDALVVHHGVFWDKTSCILLGSKKQKFQLLLEHKISLLAYHLPLDAHQTVGNNWKAARDLGFTNLKAFGLLGANKIGVKAQIKPTLVESFQTKLEAYYEHIAHAALGGKKQISSVAIVSGGAHWMIEQAIQEKIDCFVTGSFDEPIWDLAYENGMHFFALGHFSTEKIGVESLKQITTKHFAIPTHFINLFNPF; encoded by the coding sequence ATGATTACCTTACAAGATTTGTTACAATACCTCAATCAACTTTTGCAGCCTGAGTTGTTTTCAGATGTATGTCCAAATGGCCTACAGATAGAAGGTAAAAAGACTATTTCCCGTGTGGCATTTGCTGTATCAGCTAGCCTAGCAACTATTAAACAAGCGATAGCCTTAAAAGTAGATGCTCTTGTTGTACATCATGGGGTTTTTTGGGATAAAACCTCTTGTATTCTTTTGGGTTCTAAAAAACAAAAGTTTCAACTTTTATTAGAGCATAAAATTTCTTTGTTAGCTTATCATTTACCATTGGATGCACATCAAACAGTTGGCAATAATTGGAAAGCAGCTCGCGATTTAGGTTTTACAAACTTAAAAGCATTTGGATTACTGGGCGCAAATAAGATTGGAGTAAAGGCTCAAATTAAACCTACTTTAGTAGAGAGTTTTCAAACAAAGTTAGAAGCGTATTATGAGCACATAGCACACGCTGCATTAGGAGGTAAAAAGCAAATATCTTCTGTTGCTATCGTATCGGGAGGAGCACATTGGATGATAGAACAAGCTATTCAAGAAAAGATAGATTGTTTTGTTACAGGTAGTTTTGACGAACCAATTTGGGACTTAGCTTATGAAAATGGGATGCATTTCTTTGCTTTAGGCCATTTTTCTACAGAAAAAATAGGCGTAGAATCTTTAAAACAAATTACAACTAAACATTTTGCTATTCCTACCCATTTTATCAATCTTTTTAATCCATTTTAG
- the rpiA gene encoding ribose-5-phosphate isomerase RpiA: MSREEIKKRVGYKAAELIENNMLIGLGTGSTAFYFIERLIQRSHQGLKIKVVASSQQSFIQAKQGGLHLLDINRLCSLDLTVDGADQIDSQKRMIKGAGGAHVREKIMANMSREMIVIIDESKIVKELGKIKVPVEVLPFAATATIHHIEQAGYKGLLRTNADQSLYITDNQNYLFDIYFPSFISFPEQEHQKLIQIPGVIDTGFFFNLAKRVITGFFDGQIVTK, translated from the coding sequence ATGTCTAGAGAAGAAATAAAAAAAAGGGTTGGTTACAAAGCTGCTGAACTAATTGAAAATAACATGCTAATTGGACTAGGAACAGGATCTACTGCTTTTTATTTTATCGAAAGATTAATCCAACGTTCTCATCAAGGATTAAAAATAAAAGTGGTTGCTAGCTCTCAACAATCTTTTATACAAGCTAAACAAGGAGGTCTTCATCTTTTAGATATCAACAGATTATGTTCTCTTGACTTAACTGTAGATGGAGCAGATCAAATCGATTCTCAAAAGCGTATGATTAAAGGAGCTGGTGGGGCACATGTAAGAGAAAAAATTATGGCAAATATGAGCCGAGAAATGATTGTAATTATAGATGAGAGTAAAATAGTAAAAGAGTTGGGAAAAATCAAGGTCCCTGTTGAGGTCCTCCCCTTTGCTGCAACAGCTACCATACACCATATTGAACAAGCGGGCTATAAAGGTCTTCTACGTACAAATGCTGATCAATCTTTGTATATTACAGATAATCAAAATTATCTTTTCGATATCTATTTCCCCTCATTCATTTCTTTTCCAGAACAAGAACATCAAAAATTGATCCAAATTCCAGGAGTGATAGATACGGGTTTCTTTTTTAATTTAGCTAAACGAGTAATTACTGGATTTTTCGATGGACAAATTGTAACTAAATAA
- a CDS encoding bifunctional nuclease family protein has protein sequence MDSELIPITFNKIMQSRSYTVIILGTEQKRFAIYTDPQVGNNIQMHLTEKKKPRPFTHDLIHAIFSGLDIRTAQIVIHDVEDTIYFARLYLEQKIGEKTTILEIDARPSDCITLSLLNNIPVFCRKEVFEKAIPVEE, from the coding sequence ATGGATTCTGAATTAATTCCTATTACTTTCAATAAAATCATGCAATCACGCTCTTATACCGTGATTATCCTAGGCACAGAACAAAAACGCTTTGCTATCTATACAGACCCTCAAGTGGGAAATAATATTCAAATGCATCTAACAGAAAAAAAAAAACCACGTCCTTTTACTCATGATCTCATTCATGCCATTTTTTCGGGTCTTGATATTCGGACAGCACAAATTGTTATCCATGATGTAGAAGATACCATCTACTTTGCACGTTTATACTTGGAACAAAAGATCGGCGAAAAAACAACCATCTTAGAAATTGATGCTAGACCTAGTGACTGTATCACCCTTTCTCTTTTAAACAATATTCCTGTCTTTTGTAGAAAAGAAGTTTTCGAAAAAGCTATCCCTGTTGAGGAATAA
- a CDS encoding IS630 transposase-related protein has translation MAYSYDLRKKALDYVEKGNTKEEASRIFGVTARSIFNWIKRKEQRRLAPNKIEGEKLKAYLQENPDSYLKEIAECFGVTITAVFYACKRLKITLKKRRPSIKKEMIRKERSFKRE, from the coding sequence ATGGCATATTCCTATGATTTAAGAAAAAAAGCACTAGACTATGTAGAGAAAGGCAATACAAAAGAAGAAGCAAGTCGAATCTTTGGAGTGACGGCACGCAGCATATTTAATTGGATCAAGAGAAAAGAGCAAAGGCGCTTGGCTCCTAATAAAATTGAAGGAGAAAAGCTAAAAGCGTACCTTCAAGAGAATCCAGATAGCTACTTAAAAGAAATAGCCGAATGCTTTGGAGTAACGATAACTGCGGTCTTTTATGCATGTAAAAGACTAAAGATTACTTTAAAAAAAAGACGCCCTTCTATCAAGAAAGAGATGATAAGAAAAGAGAGAAGTTTCAAAAGAGAATAG
- a CDS encoding leucine-rich repeat domain-containing protein: protein MISLLKIIHGIINSSNNDPSQLKHSFTDIVEEWQKEAPLEENRIEAANRILDFFNNSANQNLNLSSLNLSSLPDIFNISCFYHTLKGLDLSENRLTTLPDTFSNLAQLTELDLSANQLTTLPDTFGNLSQLTWLDLNTNQLTTLPDTFGNLSQLTWLDLNTNQLTTLPDTFGNLSQLTSLSLNINQLTILPDTFGNLSRLTCLDLSANQLTTLPDTFGNLSQLTWLGLSTNQLTTLPDTFSNLSQLTKLVLSTNQLTALPDTFGNLSQLTSLSLNINQLTILPDTFDNLSKLTWLDLSTNQLTALPDTFGNLSQLTQLGLSTNQLTILPDTFGNLSQLTQLGLSTNQLTILPDTFGNLSQLTSLSLNINQLTILPDTFGNLSKLTWLDLSTNQLTALPDTFGNLSQLTQLGLSTNQLTILPDTFGNLSQLTSLSLNINQLTILPDTFGNLSKLTWLDLSTNQLTALPDTFGNLSQLTQLGLSTNQLTILPDTFGNLSQLTKLGLSTNQLTTLPDTFGNLSQLTQLGLSTNQLTTLPDTFGNLSRLTQLGLKTNKFITLSNTFGNLSRLKILELSNNYSLTKIPLKILELPESSVIALRGNHNIDPVILEQLLTAIASFRYKGPKVILHDTMKEFVAMMYQLIKKPPREFSKLEESEDLYLWLKRLFDIADFKKGGELQKELITQVINYLTEANDNQEFRATFDTIIHDAVRTCGDRMALSIINLGVAHQLATVSFTNMHALADLLKGLWAINMLEAIAENKISVLRSEAEDPDQEVDEVEIYLGYLIKLKEDLNLPVNMQNMLFFDCSQLTPDDLEKAKAFVLSQQSHQKAYFEFLNLHDKWIAALSTHYKEEYQAIVDARENSANLENPDYIAIRENFNKQLEALTEKALSKRVRLHTLDIEDVINS, encoded by the coding sequence ATGATAAGCCTATTAAAAATAATTCATGGGATAATAAATAGCAGTAACAACGATCCATCTCAATTAAAGCACTCATTTACAGATATTGTAGAAGAATGGCAAAAAGAAGCACCTTTAGAAGAGAATAGAATAGAAGCTGCAAATCGAATTCTTGATTTTTTTAATAACAGCGCAAACCAAAACTTAAACTTATCTAGTCTAAACTTAAGTTCCTTACCTGATATTTTTAATATTTCTTGCTTTTATCATACATTAAAGGGTTTAGATCTCAGCGAGAATCGACTTACAACCTTACCCGATACATTCAGCAATCTAGCTCAACTAACAGAACTAGATCTTAGTGCTAACCAACTTACAACCTTGCCTGATACATTTGGTAATCTATCTCAGCTAACATGGTTAGATCTTAATACTAACCAACTTACAACCTTGCCTGATACATTTGGTAATCTATCTCAGCTAACATGGTTAGATCTTAATACTAACCAACTCACAACCTTGCCTGATACATTTGGTAATCTATCCCAGCTAACATCACTAAGTCTTAATATTAATCAACTCACAATCTTACCCGATACATTCGGTAATCTATCTAGGCTAACATGTTTAGATCTTAGTGCTAACCAACTTACAACCTTGCCTGATACATTTGGTAATCTATCTCAGCTAACATGGTTAGGCCTTAGTACTAATCAGCTTACAACCTTACCCGATACATTCAGTAATCTATCCCAACTAACAAAGCTAGTCCTTAGTACTAATCAGCTTACAGCCTTGCCCGATACGTTCGGTAATCTATCCCAGCTAACATCACTAAGTCTTAATATTAATCAACTCACAATCTTACCCGATACATTCGATAATCTATCTAAGCTAACTTGGTTAGATCTTAGCACTAATCAGCTTACAGCCTTGCCCGATACGTTCGGTAATCTATCCCAACTAACACAGCTAGGGCTTAGTACAAATCAACTTACAATCTTGCCTGATACATTTGGTAATCTATCCCAACTAACACAGCTAGGGCTTAGTACAAATCAACTTACAATCTTGCCTGATACATTTGGTAATCTATCCCAGCTAACATCACTAAGTCTTAATATTAATCAACTCACAATCTTACCCGATACATTCGGTAATCTATCTAAGCTAACTTGGTTAGATCTTAGCACTAATCAGCTTACAGCCTTGCCCGATACGTTCGGTAATCTATCCCAACTAACACAGCTAGGGCTTAGTACAAATCAACTTACAATCTTGCCTGATACATTTGGTAATCTATCCCAGCTAACATCACTAAGTCTTAATATTAATCAACTCACAATCTTACCCGATACATTCGGTAATCTATCTAAGCTAACTTGGTTAGATCTTAGCACTAATCAGCTTACAGCCTTACCCGATACATTCGGTAATCTATCCCAACTAACACAGCTAGGGCTTAGTACAAATCAACTTACAATCTTGCCTGATACATTTGGTAATCTATCCCAACTAACAAAGCTAGGACTTAGTACTAACCAACTTACAACCTTACCCGATACGTTCGGTAATTTATCTCAACTAACACAGCTAGGGCTTAGTACAAATCAACTTACAACCTTACCTGATACATTCGGTAATCTATCCCGACTAACACAGCTAGGGCTTAAAACTAATAAATTCATAACTTTATCTAACACATTCGGCAATCTATCTCGGCTAAAAATATTAGAGCTTAGCAATAACTATTCTTTAACTAAAATTCCTCTGAAAATACTAGAACTTCCCGAATCTAGTGTTATTGCTTTGAGAGGGAACCATAATATTGATCCAGTGATTCTAGAACAACTTTTAACAGCTATTGCTAGTTTTCGTTACAAGGGTCCTAAGGTCATTCTTCATGATACAATGAAAGAGTTCGTAGCAATGATGTATCAATTAATAAAAAAGCCTCCTAGAGAGTTTTCTAAGCTCGAAGAATCAGAAGATTTGTACCTTTGGCTAAAGCGACTATTTGATATTGCTGACTTTAAAAAGGGAGGAGAATTACAAAAAGAATTAATTACTCAAGTGATAAACTACTTAACTGAAGCTAATGACAACCAAGAGTTTCGTGCAACTTTTGATACGATTATTCATGATGCAGTAAGAACATGTGGTGATAGAATGGCATTGTCTATTATAAATTTAGGTGTTGCTCATCAACTTGCAACTGTTTCTTTTACAAACATGCATGCTCTAGCAGATCTTCTTAAAGGTTTATGGGCTATCAATATGTTAGAAGCAATTGCTGAAAATAAAATTAGCGTTTTACGATCTGAAGCTGAAGATCCTGATCAGGAAGTTGATGAAGTGGAAATATACCTTGGATACCTCATCAAACTCAAAGAGGATTTAAATCTTCCTGTAAACATGCAAAATATGCTTTTCTTTGACTGCAGTCAACTAACTCCTGATGACCTAGAAAAGGCTAAAGCATTTGTCTTAAGCCAGCAGAGTCACCAAAAAGCGTATTTTGAGTTTCTTAATCTTCATGATAAATGGATAGCAGCTCTTTCTACTCATTATAAAGAAGAATATCAAGCTATAGTAGATGCAAGAGAAAATTCTGCTAACTTAGAAAACCCAGACTACATTGCTATTAGGGAAAACTTCAATAAACAACTAGAAGCACTAACCGAAAAAGCTTTGTCAAAACGAGTCCGACTCCATACTCTAGATATAGAAGATGTAATAAATAGTTAA
- a CDS encoding HPr family phosphocarrier protein gives MKKKYKDFFIVVNEKGLHTRPSTELLRCATGFKADVTLKYQQEIVNAKSLLGILILAADKGAKINVEAVGEDAEEAVKAILTLARNKFNINY, from the coding sequence ATGAAAAAAAAATACAAAGATTTTTTTATTGTAGTTAATGAAAAAGGTCTACATACACGTCCTTCAACAGAATTGCTTAGATGTGCTACAGGCTTTAAAGCAGATGTTACATTGAAATATCAACAAGAGATTGTGAATGCTAAATCTCTTTTGGGTATTTTGATCTTAGCTGCTGATAAAGGAGCTAAGATCAATGTAGAGGCTGTTGGAGAAGATGCAGAGGAAGCTGTGAAGGCAATACTTACACTAGCTCGTAATAAATTTAATATTAATTATTAG
- the pepF gene encoding oligoendopeptidase F: protein MTTEQVYTPSFNSREQMQKNDCWDVEQLYSSWEVWEDQMQLFAREKQTTHWPEIAVFESSWQKDSEQLKELIETCMEIERQLSKLYTYAHLRHDEDVAEEVAKIAMSRISTVLYAFRQETAWIEPALLRAPEKALDAFIKDPILAPYRLYLEKIIRLKNHTLSQEQEELMALVGKSLETSSQAFEAFNNADLKFPDIYDSKENRHVLTHGRYLTLLKEKDRTLRENAFKTLHRGFLAYENTLSELLQGQVQKHVFERKARKYPSCLEAALYVNEIDPQVYFSLIQSVHEHLPSLHRYISLRKKYLKVSSLHAYDLFVPLVKDMEMDVDYDTAVEWIVASLSPLGAAYQEIVKRGLTQDRWVDRYETPRKRSGAYSSGCYDSMPYILMNYQGTFNDMMTLTHEVGHSMHSYFSRLNQPYQYSQYGIFVAEVASTFHEELLFRYLFNQSQTKEQKAFLINQKLDAIRSTLIRQTMFAEFELAMHEKVDSSQVLTPAVLKDQYRKLNEEYFGKDFSLDAELDVECLRIPHFYYNFYVYQYATGISAAHALAEKVCNEGSSAREKYLQFLSAGSSKNPLDLLKEAGVDMRSTESVKIAMHSFDQLVTQLEKFLERP, encoded by the coding sequence ATGACAACAGAACAGGTTTATACCCCGTCTTTTAATTCAAGAGAGCAAATGCAGAAAAATGACTGTTGGGATGTAGAACAGCTATATAGCTCCTGGGAAGTTTGGGAAGATCAAATGCAGCTTTTTGCAAGAGAGAAGCAAACCACTCATTGGCCAGAGATTGCAGTTTTTGAATCTAGCTGGCAAAAAGACTCAGAGCAATTAAAGGAACTTATTGAGACTTGTATGGAGATTGAAAGGCAACTATCTAAGCTTTATACTTATGCTCATTTAAGACACGACGAAGATGTAGCAGAAGAGGTTGCAAAAATAGCTATGTCTCGTATTAGTACGGTTTTATATGCCTTTCGCCAAGAAACAGCATGGATTGAGCCTGCTTTATTACGAGCACCGGAGAAAGCGTTAGACGCTTTTATTAAGGATCCTATTTTAGCTCCTTATCGTTTATATTTAGAAAAGATCATCCGCCTTAAAAACCACACATTATCTCAAGAACAAGAAGAACTAATGGCTCTTGTAGGTAAATCTCTAGAAACCTCTAGCCAAGCATTTGAAGCTTTTAATAATGCAGATTTAAAATTTCCAGATATATATGATAGTAAAGAAAATAGGCATGTTTTAACTCATGGTAGGTATTTAACCCTTTTGAAAGAAAAAGATCGTACATTAAGGGAAAATGCATTTAAAACACTACACCGTGGTTTTTTGGCTTATGAAAATACACTTAGTGAATTACTACAGGGTCAAGTACAAAAGCATGTCTTTGAAAGAAAAGCACGTAAATATCCTTCCTGCTTGGAGGCTGCTCTTTATGTAAATGAGATCGACCCTCAAGTCTATTTTTCTTTGATTCAGTCAGTGCATGAGCATTTGCCTTCTCTACATCGTTATATTTCTTTGCGTAAAAAGTATTTAAAAGTTTCAAGCCTGCATGCCTATGACCTATTTGTGCCTCTGGTAAAAGATATGGAAATGGATGTTGATTATGATACAGCAGTGGAGTGGATTGTGGCTTCTTTATCTCCCTTGGGAGCAGCTTACCAAGAAATTGTTAAAAGAGGGTTAACACAAGATCGTTGGGTAGATCGTTATGAAACCCCACGCAAACGCTCAGGTGCCTATTCAAGTGGATGTTATGATAGCATGCCTTATATTTTGATGAATTACCAGGGAACATTTAATGATATGATGACTTTAACTCATGAAGTAGGTCATAGCATGCATTCCTATTTCAGTCGTTTAAACCAACCTTATCAATATTCTCAATATGGCATTTTTGTAGCAGAAGTAGCTTCTACCTTCCATGAAGAACTGCTCTTTCGCTATTTGTTTAACCAATCGCAGACAAAAGAACAAAAGGCATTCTTAATTAATCAGAAGTTAGATGCCATTCGATCTACTTTAATTCGGCAAACTATGTTTGCCGAATTTGAGTTAGCCATGCATGAGAAAGTGGATTCCTCTCAAGTTTTAACACCAGCTGTCTTAAAGGATCAATATCGAAAGCTAAATGAAGAATATTTCGGTAAAGATTTTAGCTTAGATGCAGAATTAGATGTTGAATGTTTGCGTATTCCTCATTTTTATTATAATTTTTATGTATACCAATATGCAACAGGAATTAGTGCTGCTCATGCTTTAGCAGAAAAAGTTTGTAATGAAGGATCTTCTGCTCGGGAAAAATATTTACAGTTTTTATCTGCTGGTTCCAGTAAAAATCCTTTAGATCTTCTAAAAGAAGCAGGGGTGGATATGCGCTCTACAGAATCCGTTAAGATTGCCATGCACTCTTTTGATCAACTAGTAACTCAATTAGAAAAATTTCTCGAAAGACCTTAA